In the genome of Lynx canadensis isolate LIC74 chromosome X, mLynCan4.pri.v2, whole genome shotgun sequence, one region contains:
- the DUSP9 gene encoding dual specificity protein phosphatase 9: protein MEGLGRSCLWLRRELSPPRPRLLLLDCRSRELYESARIGGALSVALPALLLRRLRRGALSVRALLPGPPLQPPPPAPVLLYDQGGGRHRRGEADADEWEADSVLGTLLQKLREEGYLAYYLQGGFSRFQAECPHLCETSLSSRGGPSTAPVPSPVVGLGGLCLGSDYSDADSEPDRDSMSCGLDSEGATPPPGGLLPSFPVQILPNLYLGSARDSANVESLAKLGIRYILNVTPNLPNVFEKNGEFHYKQIPISDHWSQNLSQFFPEAIAFIDEALSQNCGVLVHCLAGVSRSVTVTVAYLMQKRHLSLNDAYDLVKRKKSNISPNFNFMGQLLDFERSLRLEERRTRERSSGGQESAASDPPSFFTTPTSDGVFELDPT from the exons ATGGAGGGTCTGGGCCGTTCGTGCCTGTGGCTGCGGCGGGAGCTGTCGCCCCCGCGGCCTCGGCTGCTGCTCCTCGACTGCAGAAGCCGCGAGCTGTACGAGTCGGCGCGCATCGGCGGGGCGCTGAGCGTGGCCCTGCCCGCGCTGCTGCTGCGCCGCCTGCGGCGGGGGGCCCTGTCGGTTCGCGCGCTGCTGCCCGGGCCGCCGCTGcagccgcccccgcccgccccggtGCTCCTGTACGACCAGGGCGGGGGCCGGCACCGGCGCGGGGAGGCGGACGCTGACGAGTGGGAGGCCGACTCGGTGCTCGGCACCCTGCTGCAGAAGCTGCGCGAGGAAGGCTACCTGGCATACTACCTCCAGG gtgGCTTCAGCAGATTCCAGGCAGAGTGCCCCCACCTGTGTGAGACCAGCCTCAGCAGCCGGGGTGGCCCAAGCACAGCCCCAGTGCCCAGCCCAGTGGTGGGGCTGGGCGGCCTGTGCCTGGGCTCGGACTACTCTGATGCGGATTCCGAGCCTGACCGCGACTCCATGAGCTGTGGCCTGGATTCGGAGGGTGCCACGCCGCCCCCAGGGGGGCTGCTGCCATCCTTCCCTGTCCAGATCCTGCCCAACCTCTACCTGGGCAGTGCCCGGGATTCGGCCAACGTGGAGAGCTTGGCCAAGCTGGGCATCCGCTACATCCTCAACGTCACCCCCAACCTGCCTAACGTCTTCGAGAAGAACGGCGAGTTTCACTACAAACAGATCCCCATCTCCGACCACTGGAGCCAGAACCTGTCCCAGTTCTTTCCTGAGGCCATCGCGTTCATTG ATGAGGCCTTGTCGCAGAACTGCGGGGTGCTCGTTCACTGCCTGGCAGGCGTCAGCCGCTCTGTCACCGTCACTGTGGCCTACCTCATGCAGAAGCGCCACCTCTCACTCAACGATGCCTACGACCTGGTCAAGAGGAAGAAGTCTAACATCTCACCCAACTTCAACTTCATGGGGCAGCTGCTAGACTTCGAGCGGAGCCTGCGGCTGGAGGAGAGGCGCACCCGTGAACGCAGCAGCGGGGGGCAGGAGTCGGCCGCCTCCGACCCACCGTCCTTCTTCACCACCCCCACCAGCGACGGTGTCTTTGAGCTGGACCCCACATAG
- the PNCK gene encoding calcium/calmodulin-dependent protein kinase type 1B isoform X1 has protein sequence MEAEKGCLGADRRRDMLLLKKQTEDISSVYEIREKLGSGAFSEVVLAQERGSSHLVALKCIPKKTLRGKEALVENEIAVLRRVSHPNIVALEDVHESPSHLYLAMELVTGGELFDRIMERGSYTEKDASHLVGQVLGAVSYLHSLGIVHRDLKPENLLYATPFEDSKIMVSDFGLSKIQTGNVLGTACGTPGYVAPELLEQKPYGKAVDVWALGVISYILLCGYPPFYDESDPELFSQILRASYEFDSPFWDDISESAKDFIRHLLERDPQKRFTCQQALQHLWISGDAAFDKDILGSVSEQIQKNFARTHWKRAFNATSFLRHIRKLGQGPESEEASGRRMARHSHPGLGSGQPPKW, from the exons atggaggcagagaaggggtgtCTGGGCGCTGATCGCCGTCGAG ACATGCTGCTGCTCAAGAAACAGACGGAAGACATCAGCAGCGTCTATGAGATCCGGGAGAAGCTCGGctc ggGCGCCTTCTCTGAGGTGGTGTTGGCCCAGGAGCGGGGCTCCTCACACCTCGTCGCCCTCAAGTGCATCCCCAAGAAGACCCTTCGAGGCAAGGAGGCCCTGGTGGAGAACGAAATCGCCGTGCTCCGCAG GGTCAGCCACCCCAACATTGTGGCTCTGGAGGACGTCCACGAGAGCCCTTCCCACCTCTACCTGGCCATGGAGCt GGTGACGGGGGGCGAGCTGTTTGACCGCATCATGGAGCGTGGCTCCTACACAGAGAAGGACGCCAGCCACCTAGTGGGCCAGGTCCTGGGCGCCGTCTCCTACCTGCACAGCTTGGGCATCGTGCACCGAGACCTCAAG CCGGAAAACCTCCTCTACGCTACACCCTTTGAGGACTCCAAGATCATGGTCTCCGACTTCGGCCTCTCCAAAATCCAGACTGGCAATGTGCTGGGCACCGCCTGTGGGACCCCAGGATATGTGG CCCCGGAGCTCTTGGAGCAGAAACCCTATGGGAAGGCTGTGGATGTGTGGGCCCTGGGTGTCATCTCCTACATCTT GCTGTGTGGGTACCCCCCTTTCTACGACGAGAGCGACCCTGAACTCTTCAGCCAGATCCTGAGGGCCAGCTATGAGTTTGACTCTCCCTTTTGGGATGACATCTCAGAATCAG CCAAAGACTTCATCCGGCACCTTCTGGAGCGAGACCCACAGAAGAGGTTCACCTGCCAGCAGGCTTTACAGCATCTTTG GATCTCTGGGGACGCAGCCTTTGACAAGGACATcctgggctcagtcagtgagcagaTCCAGAAGAATTTTGCCCGGACTCACTGGAAG CGAGCATTCAACGCCACTTCCTTCCTGCGTCACATCCGCAAGCTGGGGCAGGGCCCGGAGAGCGAGGAGGCCTCGGGGCGGAGGATGGCCCGCCACAGCCACCCTGGCCTCGGGTCTGGCCAGCCCCCCAAGTGGTGA
- the PNCK gene encoding calcium/calmodulin-dependent protein kinase type 1B isoform X2 — MLLLKKQTEDISSVYEIREKLGSGAFSEVVLAQERGSSHLVALKCIPKKTLRGKEALVENEIAVLRRVSHPNIVALEDVHESPSHLYLAMELVTGGELFDRIMERGSYTEKDASHLVGQVLGAVSYLHSLGIVHRDLKPENLLYATPFEDSKIMVSDFGLSKIQTGNVLGTACGTPGYVAPELLEQKPYGKAVDVWALGVISYILLCGYPPFYDESDPELFSQILRASYEFDSPFWDDISESAKDFIRHLLERDPQKRFTCQQALQHLWISGDAAFDKDILGSVSEQIQKNFARTHWKRAFNATSFLRHIRKLGQGPESEEASGRRMARHSHPGLGSGQPPKW, encoded by the exons ATGCTGCTGCTCAAGAAACAGACGGAAGACATCAGCAGCGTCTATGAGATCCGGGAGAAGCTCGGctc ggGCGCCTTCTCTGAGGTGGTGTTGGCCCAGGAGCGGGGCTCCTCACACCTCGTCGCCCTCAAGTGCATCCCCAAGAAGACCCTTCGAGGCAAGGAGGCCCTGGTGGAGAACGAAATCGCCGTGCTCCGCAG GGTCAGCCACCCCAACATTGTGGCTCTGGAGGACGTCCACGAGAGCCCTTCCCACCTCTACCTGGCCATGGAGCt GGTGACGGGGGGCGAGCTGTTTGACCGCATCATGGAGCGTGGCTCCTACACAGAGAAGGACGCCAGCCACCTAGTGGGCCAGGTCCTGGGCGCCGTCTCCTACCTGCACAGCTTGGGCATCGTGCACCGAGACCTCAAG CCGGAAAACCTCCTCTACGCTACACCCTTTGAGGACTCCAAGATCATGGTCTCCGACTTCGGCCTCTCCAAAATCCAGACTGGCAATGTGCTGGGCACCGCCTGTGGGACCCCAGGATATGTGG CCCCGGAGCTCTTGGAGCAGAAACCCTATGGGAAGGCTGTGGATGTGTGGGCCCTGGGTGTCATCTCCTACATCTT GCTGTGTGGGTACCCCCCTTTCTACGACGAGAGCGACCCTGAACTCTTCAGCCAGATCCTGAGGGCCAGCTATGAGTTTGACTCTCCCTTTTGGGATGACATCTCAGAATCAG CCAAAGACTTCATCCGGCACCTTCTGGAGCGAGACCCACAGAAGAGGTTCACCTGCCAGCAGGCTTTACAGCATCTTTG GATCTCTGGGGACGCAGCCTTTGACAAGGACATcctgggctcagtcagtgagcagaTCCAGAAGAATTTTGCCCGGACTCACTGGAAG CGAGCATTCAACGCCACTTCCTTCCTGCGTCACATCCGCAAGCTGGGGCAGGGCCCGGAGAGCGAGGAGGCCTCGGGGCGGAGGATGGCCCGCCACAGCCACCCTGGCCTCGGGTCTGGCCAGCCCCCCAAGTGGTGA